The proteins below are encoded in one region of Sedimentibacter sp. zth1:
- a CDS encoding DUF368 domain-containing protein, whose amino-acid sequence MLSDMIKGLIIGVSMLIPGVSGGTVAIIFGIYYKLIIAVDTFLEDPKKNIKILASVAIGGVIGVLAFSKPVLLIYNTYKIPMLYLFMGAVLGSVPLLFKSAGIKKVKPKMFVYPIIGLLCVILVEQIPKDMFSVETEGLLGYAILFLVSIFLAIPLILPGISFSYMLLILGLYEPTLMAIHTLQIQFLLPMCLGIIIGIFITAKIIRFVLKKYPLQTYLVIIGFVLASLKYIYPGTSTGNELLISILSLLVGFFIIYKFSENKN is encoded by the coding sequence ATGTTATCTGATATGATTAAAGGATTAATTATTGGGGTATCAATGCTTATTCCCGGTGTCAGTGGTGGAACTGTTGCTATAATTTTTGGTATTTATTATAAGCTAATAATTGCTGTTGATACTTTTTTGGAAGACCCTAAAAAAAATATAAAAATATTGGCTTCTGTGGCAATAGGTGGTGTGATAGGCGTTTTAGCTTTTTCAAAACCAGTTCTACTTATTTACAATACATATAAAATACCAATGCTTTATTTATTTATGGGAGCTGTGCTAGGAAGTGTTCCTCTTTTATTTAAATCAGCAGGTATAAAAAAAGTCAAACCAAAAATGTTTGTATATCCAATTATAGGCTTACTGTGTGTAATATTGGTTGAGCAAATTCCAAAGGATATGTTTAGTGTAGAAACAGAAGGATTGTTGGGTTATGCTATATTATTTCTAGTTAGTATTTTTTTAGCAATACCACTCATTCTTCCAGGTATTAGTTTTTCATATATGTTACTTATTTTAGGATTATACGAGCCAACACTTATGGCAATACATACTTTGCAAATTCAATTTTTACTTCCAATGTGTCTTGGAATAATCATCGGAATATTTATAACTGCCAAGATTATAAGATTTGTATTAAAAAAATATCCATTGCAAACATACTTAGTTATCATAGGATTTGTATTAGCTTCGCTTAAATATATATATCCAGGGACATCGACGGGAAATGAACTTTTAATAAGCATTTTATCGCTGTTAGTTGGCTTTTTCATCATATACAAATTTTCGGAAAATAAAAATTAG
- a CDS encoding methionine synthase yields MNKKVILGASIGNCVHVAGIINFLSIARVQDYETIFLGPATDISYLYQKILEIKPNIIALSYRLTPNNALEILSEIEKFRNNSDLSDIRWCFGGTKPVADVARKFNFFDYISDGFDDIDDCVCFLKGTQKDDNSSNYKNNIVDRINEKYPYPVLRHHFGLPSYEDTLDGIKKIAEAKVLDVISLGPDQNTQQFYFNQENMDRVNDGAGGVPLRNKEDFIKLKEATMHGNFPLIRSYSGTADVFKMADLLIETLDNAWSAIPLCWYNELDGRGNRKVEISIKEAQGLIAYHGKKNITVEINEPHHWSLRDAHDVMSVFMAYVSSYNAKKFGVKNYIAQYMFNTPNTLSFSMDLARVLAMVELVESLKDENFNIFRQVRAGLNYLSPDLDVAKGQLAATTFLSMNIRPHIVHVVGFNEAEHAATPDNIIESCKIVRGVLRNVVNDHLDLTINPEIIERKKQLIEEANYLKEFICNFYKDYDDPLANAFVLSDCIKRGILDAPHIVKNKKIRGILETRVQDGKCVAFSKKLGRNICERERIEELKSNGNLD; encoded by the coding sequence ATGAATAAAAAAGTAATATTAGGTGCATCAATTGGAAATTGTGTACACGTAGCTGGAATAATAAATTTTTTAAGTATTGCGAGGGTGCAAGATTATGAAACCATTTTTTTAGGCCCCGCCACAGATATAAGCTATTTGTATCAAAAAATTTTAGAAATCAAGCCAAATATTATTGCGCTTAGTTATAGATTGACACCAAATAATGCACTTGAAATTTTATCAGAAATAGAGAAATTTAGAAATAATAGTGACTTAAGTGATATTAGATGGTGCTTTGGAGGAACTAAGCCGGTTGCTGATGTAGCAAGAAAATTCAACTTTTTTGATTATATATCGGATGGATTTGATGATATAGATGATTGTGTTTGCTTTTTGAAAGGAACTCAAAAAGATGATAACTCATCTAACTATAAAAATAATATTGTAGATAGGATAAATGAAAAATATCCATATCCTGTTTTAAGACATCACTTTGGACTACCTTCATATGAAGATACTTTAGATGGAATCAAAAAAATTGCTGAAGCTAAAGTATTAGATGTAATATCACTAGGTCCAGATCAAAATACACAACAGTTCTATTTCAACCAAGAAAATATGGATAGAGTTAATGATGGAGCTGGTGGAGTGCCACTAAGAAATAAGGAAGACTTTATTAAGCTTAAAGAAGCAACAATGCATGGAAATTTTCCTTTAATCAGAAGCTATAGCGGAACAGCAGATGTTTTTAAAATGGCAGATTTATTGATTGAAACATTGGATAATGCGTGGAGTGCGATTCCCCTATGTTGGTACAATGAACTTGATGGTAGAGGAAATAGAAAAGTAGAAATATCTATAAAAGAAGCGCAAGGACTTATAGCATATCATGGTAAAAAAAATATAACAGTTGAAATAAATGAGCCACACCACTGGTCGCTAAGAGATGCCCACGATGTTATGTCAGTTTTCATGGCATATGTATCGTCATATAATGCTAAAAAATTTGGTGTTAAAAATTATATAGCACAATATATGTTTAACACACCAAATACACTATCTTTTTCTATGGATTTAGCAAGAGTGCTTGCTATGGTTGAACTGGTTGAATCATTAAAAGATGAGAATTTCAATATATTTAGGCAAGTAAGAGCTGGACTTAACTACCTTTCACCGGATTTAGATGTAGCAAAAGGACAATTGGCTGCAACTACGTTTTTATCTATGAATATAAGACCACATATTGTACACGTTGTTGGCTTTAATGAAGCAGAGCATGCTGCCACACCTGATAACATTATAGAAAGTTGCAAGATTGTTAGAGGTGTACTTAGAAATGTAGTAAACGATCATTTGGATTTAACTATAAATCCTGAAATAATTGAGAGAAAGAAACAACTTATAGAAGAAGCAAATTATTTAAAAGAATTTATATGTAATTTCTATAAAGATTATGATGACCCATTAGCAAATGCTTTTGTATTATCAGATTGTATAAAAAGAGGTATATTAGATGCTCCTCATATAGTAAAAAATAAAAAAATTAGAGGCATTCTAGAAACACGTGTTCAAGATGGCAAATGTGTTGCATTTTCAAAAAAATTGGGTAGGAATATATGTGAAAGAGAGAGAATAGAAGAACTTAAATCGAACGGAAATTTAGATTAA
- a CDS encoding DUF5685 family protein: protein MFGYVNINKMELKFREYYRYKGLYCGLCMNMKKNYSNLSRLTLNYDMTFLILILSSLYEVEDRTEKKRCITHPIEKQLIIQNEITDYAAAMNIMLAYYNCKDNWIDEKDFKSLVFSKLINHNFDKTVKLYEEKQKFIKKSLDNLQELEKKNCDNIDDVSNEFGYLMGELMVYKNDNWEKILRNVGFFLGKYIYILDAYLDVETDKKNNSYNPFLNIKFNKEQNIDSFANDAMLLNLSFLHQEIDKLPLIKDKGIIDNIILSGIMSKLKKKANNEEKPNERSI, encoded by the coding sequence ATGTTTGGATATGTAAATATTAATAAAATGGAATTAAAATTTAGAGAGTATTATAGATACAAAGGTCTATATTGTGGTCTTTGTATGAATATGAAAAAAAACTACTCTAATTTGTCAAGACTTACATTGAATTATGATATGACATTTCTTATACTTATACTTAGCTCATTGTATGAAGTTGAGGATAGGACAGAGAAAAAAAGATGCATAACTCACCCAATTGAAAAGCAACTAATTATTCAAAATGAAATAACAGACTATGCTGCAGCTATGAATATTATGCTTGCCTATTATAATTGTAAGGATAATTGGATAGATGAAAAAGACTTTAAATCATTAGTATTTTCAAAGCTTATAAATCATAATTTTGATAAAACAGTTAAGCTATATGAAGAAAAGCAAAAATTTATTAAAAAGTCGCTCGATAATTTGCAAGAATTAGAAAAGAAAAACTGTGATAATATAGATGATGTATCCAATGAATTTGGTTACTTGATGGGCGAATTAATGGTATATAAGAATGATAACTGGGAGAAAATATTAAGAAATGTGGGTTTTTTCCTTGGTAAGTATATATATATTTTAGATGCTTATCTTGATGTAGAAACAGACAAAAAAAATAATTCATACAACCCATTTTTAAACATAAAATTTAATAAGGAACAAAATATTGATAGTTTTGCTAATGATGCAATGTTGTTGAATTTATCTTTTTTGCATCAAGAAATAGACAAACTTCCTTTAATAAAAGATAAAGGTATTATAGATAATATTATTTTATCAGGTATTATGAGTAAACTTAAGAAAAAAGCTAATAATGAGGAGAAACCAAATGAAAGATCCATATGA
- a CDS encoding DnaJ domain-containing protein, producing the protein MKDPYEVLGIKRGASKDEIKAAYRKLAKQYHPDMHVNNPLKELAQEKFIEVQQAYDELTNAGSNNNSYSSSSYSSNSNSYENSNNNEFQAARQYASVGNYKQAINILNSTKIRNAEWNYLMGVCYVNLGSTVQGLQFVKTANRMEPSNGEYANYLNQISNMQRAYQTNSYNYNRGGHSDCNCCANLILADCCCECMGGDLISCC; encoded by the coding sequence ATGAAAGATCCATATGAGGTTTTAGGTATAAAAAGAGGAGCATCAAAGGATGAAATAAAAGCTGCATATAGGAAACTAGCTAAGCAATATCATCCTGATATGCATGTTAATAATCCTCTAAAGGAACTTGCACAGGAAAAATTTATAGAAGTACAACAAGCTTATGATGAGCTTACGAACGCAGGAAGTAATAATAATTCATACAGTAGTAGTTCATATAGCTCAAACTCAAATAGTTATGAAAATTCTAATAATAATGAATTCCAAGCTGCGAGACAATATGCTAGTGTTGGTAATTATAAGCAAGCAATAAATATATTAAATAGTACAAAAATAAGAAATGCGGAATGGAATTATTTGATGGGAGTTTGCTATGTGAATTTAGGTTCAACTGTACAAGGTTTGCAATTTGTTAAAACTGCCAATAGGATGGAGCCAAGCAATGGAGAGTATGCAAACTATTTAAATCAAATATCGAATATGCAAAGAGCATATCAAACTAATTCATATAATTATAACAGAGGCGGTCATTCGGATTGTAATTGTTGTGCAAATCTTATTTTGGCAGATTGTTGTTGTGAATGTATGGGAGGAGATTTAATTTCATGTTGCTAA
- a CDS encoding MFS transporter, whose amino-acid sequence MSTKTKASELKLDYKNTFLIGFGFFASSLAWSVYNANVPLILDKYVSSTFLLGIIMAIDNIFAVIFQPLFGALSDKTVTKRGRRLPYILVGIPICAILFNFIPWTKSLYALMGLVIIFNFIMSTWRSPVIALMPDVTPSPLRSKANGVINLMGGVGGVLAFLVGGILLDIGGMKAPFMFCSIVMIVAWLLLYFFVHEPIIMCKEERIKLEQKEKIEELSDKKSINKSLLCILLAIFFWFVGYNAIETYFTLYATNVLNITPGIASITLTFFSLALVIGAIPAGIIGTKLGRKKTIITGLIGIILIFSVQIMINDINIIRVLLALAGFFWACVNINSLPMVLEIAKSSRIGKYTGYYYFFSASAAIISPPLFGLIHDFTNNYSHLFVYSVIAFILALICISMAKHGEAVIIQDEITKEIEEFDN is encoded by the coding sequence ATGTCTACTAAAACAAAAGCAAGTGAATTAAAGCTAGATTACAAAAACACATTTTTAATTGGATTTGGTTTTTTTGCATCAAGTCTTGCATGGTCGGTATACAATGCAAATGTACCGTTAATACTTGACAAATACGTTTCATCAACATTTCTTTTAGGTATAATTATGGCAATAGATAATATTTTTGCTGTAATATTTCAACCATTGTTTGGTGCATTAAGTGATAAAACTGTAACAAAACGTGGTAGAAGATTACCTTATATTTTAGTTGGAATACCAATATGTGCAATATTATTTAATTTTATACCGTGGACTAAATCATTATATGCATTAATGGGATTGGTAATCATTTTTAACTTTATTATGAGTACTTGGAGATCACCTGTTATCGCACTAATGCCCGATGTTACACCATCACCACTTAGGTCGAAAGCAAATGGAGTTATAAATCTTATGGGTGGTGTAGGTGGAGTATTGGCATTTCTAGTAGGAGGAATTTTACTTGATATTGGTGGAATGAAAGCACCATTTATGTTTTGTAGCATAGTAATGATAGTAGCGTGGCTTTTGTTATACTTCTTTGTACATGAGCCAATTATTATGTGTAAGGAAGAACGCATTAAGTTAGAGCAAAAAGAAAAGATAGAAGAACTTTCCGATAAAAAAAGCATAAATAAAAGCTTATTATGTATTTTGCTTGCCATTTTCTTTTGGTTTGTAGGTTACAATGCAATAGAAACATATTTTACTCTTTATGCAACAAATGTATTGAATATTACACCGGGAATCGCTTCAATAACATTAACTTTTTTTTCTTTGGCACTAGTTATTGGCGCAATACCTGCAGGTATAATCGGTACTAAATTAGGTAGGAAGAAAACAATAATTACTGGGCTTATAGGAATAATACTCATATTTTCAGTACAAATAATGATTAATGATATAAATATCATAAGAGTACTTTTAGCATTGGCAGGGTTTTTTTGGGCATGTGTAAACATAAACTCATTACCTATGGTTTTAGAAATAGCTAAAAGCTCTAGAATAGGTAAATATACAGGATATTACTATTTCTTTTCAGCTTCAGCAGCTATTATAAGTCCACCATTATTTGGATTAATTCATGATTTTACCAATAATTATTCACATCTATTTGTTTATTCGGTTATAGCTTTTATTTTGGCTCTGATTTGTATTTCAATGGCTAAACATGGTGAGGCAGTAATTATTCAAGATGAAATAACGAAAGAAATTGAAGAATTTGATAATTAA
- the rbr gene encoding rubrerythrin, whose product MILLKDSKTKDNLMRAFAGESQARNRYTFAASQAKKENFAMIEHLFTYTANQEKEHAEIFYNFLKELSGQTIFVDGGYPVDIYPTTLELLKTSQHNEYEEWKVVYSDFSKIAKEEGFIKISEVFDNIGKIEKIHGDRFGKFANYLETRKIFESFAEQSWICLNCGNVHVGKTPPEICPVCNHPKGYYIRIEESPFE is encoded by the coding sequence ATGATTTTATTAAAAGACAGTAAAACAAAAGATAATCTAATGCGAGCTTTTGCAGGTGAAAGTCAAGCAAGAAATAGATACACATTCGCAGCCTCACAAGCAAAAAAAGAAAATTTCGCTATGATTGAACATTTATTTACTTATACAGCTAATCAAGAAAAAGAACATGCTGAAATTTTTTATAATTTTTTAAAGGAACTTTCAGGTCAAACTATATTTGTTGATGGAGGATATCCTGTTGATATTTACCCAACAACACTTGAACTTTTAAAAACTTCTCAACATAACGAATATGAGGAATGGAAAGTGGTTTACAGCGATTTCTCTAAAATTGCAAAAGAAGAAGGATTTATTAAGATATCCGAGGTATTTGACAATATAGGTAAAATTGAAAAAATTCATGGAGATAGATTTGGAAAATTTGCAAATTATTTAGAAACAAGAAAAATATTCGAATCGTTTGCTGAACAAAGCTGGATTTGTTTAAATTGCGGAAATGTCCATGTTGGAAAAACTCCTCCAGAGATTTGCCCAGTATGTAATCATCCAAAAGGGTACTATATTAGAATTGAAGAATCACCATTTGAGTAG
- a CDS encoding ABC-2 family transporter protein produces MKKYLTFFKMRFKYSLQYRAAAYAGVATQFFWGIMQMLIFSAFYKENPDNFPMKFHELTSYIWLQQSTIALFFVYLMDNTIFSDIKSGNVAYELCRPMNLYNMWFAKNAAIRLAKVILRCIPILIFAMILPKPYGLTIISNASTLIMFFISMLFAFLLVLSYCMLIYIATFFMISAQGIRMLAISITEFLSGAIIPIPFFPEKVQHVISLSPWGCMQNIPFRIYSGNIAGMEAINSIVLQFIWIVILTAFGKMLLSIALKKVVVQGG; encoded by the coding sequence ATGAAAAAGTATTTAACGTTCTTTAAAATGAGATTTAAGTATAGCTTACAATATAGAGCTGCTGCGTATGCCGGAGTTGCAACACAGTTTTTTTGGGGTATAATGCAGATGCTGATTTTCTCAGCATTTTATAAAGAAAATCCAGATAATTTTCCCATGAAATTTCATGAGCTTACTTCATACATATGGTTACAACAATCAACTATAGCTTTATTTTTTGTGTATTTGATGGACAATACTATATTTTCAGATATTAAAAGTGGCAATGTAGCATATGAATTATGCAGACCAATGAATTTATACAACATGTGGTTTGCCAAAAATGCTGCCATAAGATTAGCAAAAGTTATACTTAGGTGTATTCCTATTCTGATATTTGCTATGATACTACCTAAACCATATGGTTTGACAATAATAAGCAATGCGAGTACTTTAATAATGTTTTTTATTTCAATGTTATTTGCATTTTTATTAGTATTGTCATATTGTATGCTTATATATATTGCAACTTTTTTTATGATATCTGCTCAAGGAATTAGAATGCTTGCAATATCTATTACTGAATTCTTATCAGGAGCAATTATTCCAATACCTTTTTTCCCTGAAAAAGTACAGCATGTTATATCTTTATCTCCTTGGGGTTGTATGCAAAACATACCATTCAGAATTTATTCAGGTAATATAGCCGGTATGGAAGCAATTAATTCTATTGTATTGCAATTTATTTGGATAGTTATATTGACCGCTTTTGGAAAAATGCTTCTTAGCATAGCATTGAAAAAAGTTGTTGTACAAGGAGGTTAG
- a CDS encoding TIGR03905 family TSCPD domain-containing protein: MYRYKTHGVCSREISFDVKDNKLTDVSFVGGCIGNLRGISILVDGMDIDLVIEKFKNVKCGKKSTSCPAQLAKALEEYKEKATVK; encoded by the coding sequence ATGTATAGATATAAGACGCATGGTGTATGCTCAAGAGAAATATCATTTGATGTAAAAGACAATAAGTTGACTGATGTTAGCTTTGTAGGTGGATGTATAGGAAACTTAAGAGGAATATCAATTTTAGTAGATGGAATGGATATAGATTTAGTTATAGAAAAGTTTAAAAATGTAAAATGCGGTAAAAAATCAACTTCTTGCCCAGCACAACTTGCTAAAGCATTAGAAGAATATAAAGAAAAAGCAACTGTAAAATAA
- a CDS encoding ATP-binding cassette domain-containing protein → MIELRNITKTFKVHRRNSGLKEATKSLFKRDYEIVKALSNISFKIDDGEIVGYIGPNGAGKSSTIKIMAGILTPDSGTCIINGRVPYKERVKHVSEIGVVFGQRSQLWWDVPVIDSFELIKDIYKIPQKTYKDNLNNLSTLLNIEQIIKTPARQLSLGQRMRCEIVASVLHNPKILFLDEPTIGLDAVSKIAVRNFINTINKERNTTIILTTHDMQDIDALAKRILLIGKGQMLLDGTLEEMKEQYKTSNSLDEMIVKLYEEYKI, encoded by the coding sequence ATGATTGAACTAAGAAACATTACAAAGACATTTAAAGTGCACAGAAGAAATTCAGGACTAAAGGAGGCTACTAAATCACTATTTAAAAGAGATTATGAAATTGTTAAAGCATTAAGTAATATTAGCTTTAAAATTGATGATGGTGAAATTGTAGGCTATATAGGTCCAAATGGTGCTGGTAAAAGTAGTACCATAAAAATTATGGCAGGTATACTTACACCTGATAGCGGAACATGTATAATCAATGGACGTGTTCCATATAAAGAAAGAGTAAAGCATGTAAGTGAAATTGGAGTAGTTTTCGGGCAACGTTCACAGCTTTGGTGGGATGTGCCTGTTATAGATTCATTTGAGCTTATAAAAGACATTTACAAAATACCACAAAAAACTTATAAAGATAATCTAAACAACCTTTCTACACTTTTGAATATTGAACAAATAATCAAAACACCTGCAAGACAGTTATCACTCGGTCAGCGTATGAGATGTGAAATAGTTGCTTCAGTTTTACACAATCCTAAAATTTTATTTCTAGACGAACCGACTATTGGACTTGATGCTGTATCAAAAATTGCAGTTAGAAATTTCATTAATACTATCAACAAAGAAAGAAATACAACAATAATTTTAACAACCCACGATATGCAGGATATTGATGCACTTGCAAAAAGAATACTTTTAATTGGTAAAGGGCAGATGCTTTTAGACGGAACTCTTGAAGAAATGAAAGAGCAGTACAAAACTTCTAATTCACTTGATGAGATGATAGTTAAATTGTATGAGGAATATAAAATATGA
- a CDS encoding NAD/NADP-dependent octopine/nopaline dehydrogenase family protein — MKVAVIGAGNGGQTFASYFTHKGCKVALYNRNPEVLYEIEKYGGIELMGIYDFKEKIHLLTSNIAEACKDAELIMVATPANAHTDIAEQIAPFLKQGQIVVLNPGRTLGTHYFMSILKQNGLKEDIILAEADTLVYTCRLIKNGLCRVYSLKKELHVAAHNPKDTNKVCKLLKKYFNVIVPASSVLETGLTNLGVIFHPVPVILNIARIEEKNTFSHYKQGISPTVALFLEKIDEERVTVARLLGIQTDSAVKWLNKIYRTEGDTLYEALQNNHAYTEVLAPTTIHNRYIYEDIQTGLVPLSILSRELGVENSAMDCIIKLASMLYNYDFYLNGRNEKMIDFKEIIRKRIIEFAS; from the coding sequence ATGAAAGTTGCTGTTATTGGTGCAGGAAATGGTGGTCAAACATTCGCATCGTACTTTACACATAAAGGGTGTAAAGTCGCTTTATACAACAGAAATCCAGAAGTTTTATATGAAATTGAAAAATATGGTGGAATTGAGTTAATGGGAATTTATGATTTTAAGGAGAAGATACATTTATTAACATCAAACATAGCAGAAGCATGTAAAGATGCAGAATTGATAATGGTAGCAACACCAGCTAATGCTCATACAGATATTGCAGAACAAATTGCACCTTTTTTGAAGCAAGGGCAAATTGTAGTATTAAATCCTGGTAGAACATTAGGTACGCATTATTTTATGAGTATACTAAAGCAAAATGGTTTAAAAGAAGATATAATACTTGCAGAAGCAGACACTTTAGTTTATACGTGCAGATTAATAAAGAATGGCTTGTGCAGAGTTTATTCACTAAAGAAGGAACTTCATGTAGCTGCTCATAATCCAAAAGATACAAATAAGGTTTGTAAATTATTAAAAAAATATTTTAATGTCATTGTTCCAGCAAGTTCAGTGTTAGAAACAGGACTAACAAATTTGGGAGTTATATTTCATCCTGTTCCAGTAATATTAAATATTGCAAGAATAGAAGAAAAAAATACTTTTTCTCATTATAAGCAAGGTATTTCTCCAACAGTTGCATTATTTTTAGAAAAGATTGATGAAGAAAGGGTTACTGTTGCAAGGTTGCTTGGAATTCAAACTGATTCAGCTGTGAAATGGTTAAATAAAATATACAGAACAGAAGGTGATACGTTGTATGAAGCACTTCAAAATAACCATGCATACACTGAAGTATTGGCTCCTACAACTATTCATAATAGATATATTTATGAAGACATACAAACTGGCTTAGTTCCGTTGTCGATATTATCACGAGAATTAGGGGTTGAAAATAGCGCTATGGATTGCATTATAAAGCTTGCAAGTATGCTGTATAATTATGATTTTTACTTAAATGGTAGAAACGAAAAAATGATAGATTTTAAAGAAATAATTAGAAAAAGAATAATCGAATTTGCTTCATAG
- a CDS encoding ABC transporter permease encodes MRLYIKYLSIYIKSMMEYKVSFLLTTIGQFLTTFTVFLGVYFMFDRFNSVNGFTFSEILLCFSIVLMAFSLSECFFRAFDLFSSVISNGEFDRMLVRPKNLIFQVLASKIEITRIGRLLQAIIMLIYAILTIDIVWSISKILIILFMIVGGTAMFAGLYIIYATICFFTIEGLEFMNIFTDGSREFGKYPMSIYGDGVLKFYTYVIPLACVQYYPLMYLLNKTDNIINMFTPIMGIVFLIPSLIFWKIGLKHYKSTGS; translated from the coding sequence ATGAGGCTATATATAAAATATTTAAGTATATATATTAAAAGTATGATGGAATATAAGGTTTCATTTCTTTTGACTACTATAGGTCAGTTTTTAACTACCTTTACAGTGTTCTTAGGTGTGTACTTTATGTTTGACAGGTTTAATTCAGTAAATGGTTTTACTTTTAGCGAAATATTATTGTGCTTTTCAATTGTTTTGATGGCATTTTCATTATCAGAGTGTTTTTTTAGGGCATTTGATTTATTTTCTTCTGTTATATCAAATGGTGAATTTGATAGGATGTTAGTTAGACCTAAAAACTTAATTTTTCAAGTTTTGGCATCTAAAATTGAAATAACAAGGATTGGTAGATTGCTGCAAGCTATTATTATGCTAATATATGCTATATTAACTATAGATATAGTATGGAGTATTAGCAAAATATTGATAATACTGTTTATGATTGTTGGTGGAACAGCAATGTTTGCTGGGTTGTACATAATTTATGCTACAATATGCTTTTTTACTATTGAAGGATTGGAATTTATGAACATATTTACAGATGGTAGTAGAGAATTTGGGAAATATCCAATGTCAATTTACGGCGATGGAGTGCTTAAATTTTATACTTATGTAATTCCACTTGCTTGTGTCCAATATTATCCACTAATGTATTTATTAAATAAAACAGATAACATTATAAATATGTTTACACCAATTATGGGAATAGTATTTTTGATTCCAAGTCTTATATTTTGGAAAATAGGACTCAAACATTACAAATCAACAGGTTCATAA
- the ltaE gene encoding low-specificity L-threonine aldolase, with protein sequence MKIIDLRSDTVTNPTIEMRNAMANAIVGDDVYGDDPTVAKLEKLAAEMVGKEASLFVPSGTFGNQLALLTHTNRGDEVILEASSHIVMHEVGASSVIAGVQLRTIEGENGTMNSKTVERYIRPNDIHMPSTGLICVEEAHGCGSVVSIENLKQIKEVADRHNINIHMDGARVFNAAASLNVDVKEITKNCDSIMFCLSKGLAAPIGSMLAGSKEFIDKARKNRKLMGGGLRQAGIIAAAGIIALNDMVDRLSVDHENARYLADELSRIDGINVKYDRLDINMVYFEMSENIIKEKKLIEGFLKNGIKINGIEDCEYRFVTNIGVSKDDIDFTLNKLKELIN encoded by the coding sequence ATGAAAATTATAGACTTAAGAAGTGATACTGTAACAAACCCAACTATTGAAATGAGAAATGCTATGGCAAATGCAATTGTTGGAGATGATGTATATGGTGATGATCCAACCGTAGCAAAGCTAGAAAAATTAGCAGCGGAAATGGTTGGAAAAGAAGCATCCTTGTTTGTTCCTAGTGGAACATTTGGCAATCAATTAGCTCTTTTAACTCACACCAATAGAGGTGATGAGGTTATATTAGAAGCATCTTCACATATAGTAATGCATGAAGTAGGAGCATCTTCAGTTATTGCTGGTGTTCAGTTAAGAACAATAGAAGGTGAAAATGGTACTATGAATTCTAAAACTGTTGAAAGATATATTAGACCTAATGATATTCATATGCCTTCTACTGGATTAATTTGTGTAGAAGAAGCACATGGCTGTGGTAGTGTGGTTAGCATAGAAAATCTTAAGCAAATAAAAGAAGTTGCAGATAGGCATAATATAAATATACATATGGATGGAGCAAGAGTTTTTAACGCTGCTGCATCACTTAATGTTGACGTAAAAGAAATAACTAAAAATTGTGATTCAATAATGTTTTGTTTGTCAAAAGGACTAGCAGCGCCTATAGGTTCAATGTTAGCTGGTAGCAAAGAATTTATAGATAAAGCAAGAAAAAATAGAAAGCTTATGGGCGGAGGACTTAGACAAGCCGGTATAATTGCAGCTGCTGGTATTATCGCTTTAAATGACATGGTAGATAGACTTAGTGTTGACCATGAAAACGCAAGATATTTGGCTGATGAGTTATCTAGGATTGATGGTATAAATGTTAAATATGATAGGTTAGATATAAACATGGTATACTTTGAAATGAGTGAAAATATTATTAAAGAAAAAAAACTTATTGAAGGATTTCTTAAAAATGGAATAAAAATAAATGGAATCGAGGATTGCGAATATAGGTTTGTAACAAATATTGGTGTATCTAAAGATGACATTGATTTTACATTAAATAAATTAAAGGAATTAATAAACTAG